A single genomic interval of Chitinophaga sp. 180180018-3 harbors:
- a CDS encoding HAD-IIB family hydrolase produces the protein MLLATDLDGTFLGGTTVDKQQLYTLLHANKDIQLVFVTGRGIRSVLQLLEDETLPRPEYIICDVGATVTHLPSLTAVEPIQSDIASRWPGEHVRETLKTVRGLLHQEAQQQYRCSYYYDEQTDIESAREVAASLQCDLVLSAGKYLDILPAGVNKGFTLQQLLKILALPHQRILVAGDSMNDYSMYETGFKGVVVANSEPELLARTAGMPHVLRSSREGAGGILEAMAHFGEFGIYLQK, from the coding sequence ATGTTATTAGCCACAGACCTGGACGGTACTTTTTTAGGAGGTACAACGGTAGACAAACAACAGCTATATACGCTGTTACATGCCAACAAAGATATTCAACTGGTGTTTGTAACCGGAAGAGGCATACGCAGTGTATTACAGTTACTGGAAGACGAAACATTGCCCAGACCCGAATATATTATCTGTGATGTAGGAGCAACAGTAACACACCTGCCTTCGTTGACGGCAGTAGAGCCCATACAATCAGATATAGCATCGCGGTGGCCCGGAGAACATGTGAGAGAAACGTTGAAAACAGTGAGAGGACTGCTTCACCAGGAGGCACAGCAGCAATACCGTTGCTCATATTACTACGATGAACAGACGGATATAGAAAGTGCAAGAGAAGTAGCGGCGTCACTGCAATGTGATCTCGTTTTATCTGCAGGGAAATACCTGGATATATTGCCTGCCGGAGTCAACAAAGGATTTACATTGCAGCAATTGTTGAAGATATTGGCGTTGCCTCATCAGCGAATTCTTGTGGCAGGCGATTCAATGAATGATTACTCGATGTATGAAACAGGGTTCAAAGGCGTGGTAGTAGCGAATTCGGAACCTGAACTACTAGCGCGCACAGCCGGGATGCCTCATGTACTACGGTCTTCACGGGAAGGGGCCGGTGGTATTCTCGAAGCCATGGCGCATTTCGGAGAGTTTGGAATTTATCTGCAAAAATAG
- a CDS encoding PAS domain-containing protein, with amino-acid sequence MKTICLSLLFVVIAINSYVLLGTNTDSIVFWPEVGSLSTLCTVFVVLVFTARQSRYSRQFEHLFMEHPIPMWIYEKNTLRFLTVNNAALEKYGFSRKEFQALTLKDIRNEEDIPMLVENAAERCNGGAQYRGIWKHRKKDGTNFFVEIFSLPASYYGKNARFIMSKDVDTEVKAAKASHELGIRYELLAQATNDAVYDKDLATTTVTWNHGFSHLAPFNKDEDISWLNWWHKNIYPADLIQVTTSLKVTLKKQLTFWTEEYRFKGADGNYKFVVDRAYIIYENGLPNRMIGMVQDIDKHVKQARQLEEQNKALKEIAWINSHEIRRPVVSILSITGLFDKSNKDIHLNSQLMDWLHESTLQLDEIIHKIEHKVKTLQ; translated from the coding sequence ATGAAAACGATTTGCTTGAGCCTGTTATTTGTTGTCATTGCGATTAACAGCTACGTTCTTCTCGGTACCAATACTGATTCAATAGTTTTTTGGCCGGAAGTGGGAAGCCTGTCTACCCTTTGTACGGTATTTGTGGTATTGGTCTTCACTGCCAGGCAAAGCAGGTACTCACGTCAGTTCGAACATCTGTTCATGGAACATCCTATTCCCATGTGGATATACGAGAAAAATACATTGCGCTTTCTCACTGTCAACAACGCTGCATTGGAAAAATATGGTTTCAGCAGGAAAGAATTTCAGGCACTAACGTTAAAGGACATACGTAACGAAGAAGATATTCCGATGCTGGTCGAAAATGCAGCCGAAAGATGCAATGGCGGAGCACAGTACCGGGGAATCTGGAAACATCGTAAAAAAGACGGTACCAATTTCTTTGTGGAAATCTTTTCACTACCCGCCAGCTATTACGGCAAAAATGCCCGTTTCATCATGTCGAAAGACGTGGATACAGAAGTAAAGGCTGCCAAGGCCTCCCATGAGTTAGGCATCAGATATGAGCTACTGGCGCAGGCCACCAACGATGCTGTTTACGATAAAGACCTGGCCACTACCACCGTAACGTGGAATCATGGATTTTCCCATCTCGCCCCCTTTAACAAAGACGAGGATATCAGCTGGCTCAATTGGTGGCATAAAAATATCTATCCGGCCGATCTGATACAAGTAACTACTTCCCTGAAAGTAACGTTGAAAAAACAACTGACTTTCTGGACAGAAGAATACAGGTTCAAAGGAGCAGATGGTAATTATAAATTTGTAGTTGACCGTGCTTATATCATCTATGAAAATGGCCTGCCCAATCGCATGATAGGCATGGTACAAGACATTGATAAACATGTGAAACAAGCCCGGCAGCTCGAAGAACAAAATAAAGCCCTGAAAGAAATTGCCTGGATCAATTCACATGAAATACGTCGTCCGGTAGTATCCATTCTCAGCATTACCGGGTTATTCGACAAAAGCAACAAAGACATTCACCTGAACTCTCAGTTAATGGATTGGTTACATGAATCTACCCTTCAATTGGATGAAATTATTCATAAAATTGAACATAAGGTAAAAACCCTTCAGTAA
- a CDS encoding iron-sulfur cluster-binding domain-containing protein — protein MYFQLRITAIIQETPGTYTYRLENTSSEPVVYQAGQFLTFLVTLNNKEFRRSYSFSSTPGIDPFMSVTVREKTNGEISRHIIRNWKVNDVVTALEPSGRFTYENKTPAQKDIFLLAAGSGITPIYSLLKHMLAYDPEAHIKLIYSNSSPERTIFYQQLQQLQTVYPSRLSCIFLFSNDPDAHHAYRRLNNILLEQLVKTHLRFEAADARFFLCGPPDYMRTIMLTLTFMGFVDDQLHKENFVVNTDVRIAKTPLPQDHQLKQVIIRYRNEEYMLSVPGDQTILSYALEHEVLLPYSCKGGVCGSCTAQCVSGKVWMSVNEVLTDKELAEGLVLTCVGYPATEVVILEL, from the coding sequence ATGTATTTTCAACTAAGGATAACAGCAATTATACAGGAAACACCTGGAACCTATACTTACAGGCTGGAAAATACATCTTCCGAACCAGTAGTTTACCAGGCAGGTCAATTCCTGACGTTCCTGGTTACGTTGAATAATAAGGAATTCCGGCGTTCCTACTCTTTCAGTTCCACCCCGGGCATTGATCCTTTTATGTCTGTTACTGTAAGGGAAAAAACGAACGGAGAAATTTCCAGGCATATTATCCGTAACTGGAAGGTAAATGACGTTGTAACTGCCCTTGAACCTTCTGGCCGGTTTACCTATGAAAACAAAACACCGGCACAGAAAGATATATTCCTGCTTGCAGCAGGCAGCGGTATCACCCCGATATATTCGCTACTGAAACATATGCTGGCGTACGATCCCGAAGCTCATATCAAACTTATTTACAGCAACAGCTCTCCCGAACGGACAATATTCTACCAGCAGTTACAACAGCTGCAGACTGTTTACCCCTCCCGGCTAAGTTGCATTTTCCTTTTCAGTAATGACCCCGATGCCCATCATGCGTACCGGCGACTGAATAACATATTGCTTGAACAACTGGTAAAAACGCATCTGCGCTTTGAGGCAGCAGATGCCCGTTTCTTCCTGTGTGGCCCACCGGATTATATGCGCACCATTATGCTGACGCTTACATTTATGGGATTCGTAGACGACCAATTGCATAAAGAGAATTTTGTGGTCAATACCGATGTCCGTATTGCCAAAACCCCGTTACCGCAGGATCATCAGTTGAAACAGGTGATTATCCGCTACCGGAATGAAGAATATATGCTGTCTGTTCCTGGCGATCAAACCATTCTCAGCTACGCACTTGAACATGAGGTATTACTTCCCTATAGTTGCAAAGGAGGCGTTTGCGGTTCCTGTACAGCCCAATGCGTGAGCGGGAAAGTATGGATGTCCGTAAATGAAGTATTGACTGATAAAGAGCTCGCAGAAGGCCTGGTGCTTACCTGTGTAGGATATCCTGCCACCGAAGTGGTAATTCTGGAATTATAA